The DNA region CCAGAAGCAGCGCTTGCATTACTACAAGCTTGTAAAGCAGATGGGATCAATACAGCAATTGAAACCTGTGGACATTCTAGAATGGAACGATTGCTCAAAATCGCTGAATATGTAGATCTTTTCTTGTTTGATTTAAAACATATGGACCCTGTCCGACACAATGAATTGACTGGAATCAGTAATGAAAAAATTTTGGCAAATTTAAAAGAAGTTTTAGAACTGGGGCATGACGTGCAAATTCGGATGCCGATGCTAAAAATGATCAATGACAGCCAACAAGAAATTCAGGCGATCATCGAATTTTTACTGCCGTATAAAGATTATCCTAATTTTCATGGGATCGATTTGTTACCTTATCATAAATTAGGGGTGAATAAATACGGACAACTCGGTATGGAATATCCTGTTGCTGGAGATCCTTCGTTGACAGATCCTGAACTAGATCAAATCGAACGCTGGATCAAAGACTATGATTTTCCAGTGAAGGTGGTTCGTCATTAGAAAAGTGAGAAAGGAAGCGTTCTGATGCTGGAAAGTAATGTAC from Enterococcus sp. 9D6_DIV0238 includes:
- the cutD gene encoding choline TMA-lyase-activating enzyme; translation: MNNPSTETIERQVMIFNVQKYSLYDGPGIRTIVFFKGCPLRCQWCANPEGLERKFEVMYKESVCSDCRACVDVCPVGIHYMDENGDHQVNRDIACTGCRACSDVCPMAALNITGEIKSISEVMEIVHEDDEFYEQSGGGVTLSGGECTAQPEAALALLQACKADGINTAIETCGHSRMERLLKIAEYVDLFLFDLKHMDPVRHNELTGISNEKILANLKEVLELGHDVQIRMPMLKMINDSQQEIQAIIEFLLPYKDYPNFHGIDLLPYHKLGVNKYGQLGMEYPVAGDPSLTDPELDQIERWIKDYDFPVKVVRH